A genomic stretch from uncultured Pseudodesulfovibrio sp. includes:
- the nhaA gene encoding Na+/H+ antiporter NhaA — protein MAIRKFMVCGLEPIEQVLLPFQEFFKSKATGGILLIICAVVALLWANSPWADTYVALWNTKFTVGFGHATLSKPVILWVNDGLMALFFFVVGLEIKREFMVGELSSRSQAVLPIAAAVGGMVVPASIYAFITIGTESAGGWGIPMATDIAFALGILSLLGNRIPYQLKIFLTAVAIVDDLGGILVIALFYTSDISFWLLLAAGASLLVAFAGNRMGVRSPAFYAVVGIIVWLTVLKSGVHSTVAGVLMAFMIPARTKCDAEAFIYNASGILEDYKAAVRPGASVLTNSAMHSALLSMQHVASRAQTPLQRLEYGLHPLVDLAIMPIFALANAGVVLGGDMVAVLSSKVAMGTMLGLVIGKPIGIVLAVLLIFKVSGGIPRGVHMKHFIGAGLLGGIGFTMSLFIATLAFAGSPTLLTGAKTAILIASGLAGIAGYLVLRSAPSTEELLKEQTSQQD, from the coding sequence ATGGCTATCCGGAAATTCATGGTTTGCGGATTGGAACCCATTGAACAGGTGCTTTTGCCCTTTCAAGAGTTTTTCAAGTCCAAGGCAACGGGTGGCATACTGCTCATCATCTGTGCTGTTGTGGCTTTGTTGTGGGCTAATTCCCCCTGGGCTGATACCTATGTTGCCCTTTGGAACACCAAGTTTACCGTAGGCTTTGGTCATGCCACCCTGTCCAAACCAGTCATCCTGTGGGTCAATGATGGCCTGATGGCTTTGTTCTTTTTTGTGGTGGGGCTTGAAATCAAGCGGGAATTCATGGTGGGCGAGCTGTCGTCCCGCAGTCAGGCCGTCCTTCCGATTGCCGCAGCTGTCGGGGGCATGGTCGTACCCGCTTCTATCTATGCATTCATTACTATTGGAACCGAGTCGGCTGGTGGATGGGGAATTCCCATGGCCACTGACATTGCCTTTGCCCTTGGTATTCTCAGTCTGCTGGGAAACCGGATTCCGTATCAGTTGAAGATCTTTCTCACCGCCGTAGCCATCGTCGACGATCTGGGCGGCATTCTGGTTATTGCGCTATTCTATACTTCAGACATCTCCTTCTGGCTCTTGTTGGCAGCCGGAGCATCTTTGCTAGTGGCTTTTGCGGGTAATCGGATGGGTGTGCGTTCTCCAGCCTTTTACGCGGTCGTGGGCATAATTGTCTGGCTGACGGTGCTTAAATCCGGTGTCCACTCCACGGTTGCCGGTGTGCTCATGGCATTCATGATTCCGGCCCGTACTAAATGTGATGCCGAAGCATTTATTTATAATGCCTCCGGCATCCTTGAAGACTATAAGGCGGCAGTGCGTCCAGGAGCTTCGGTCTTGACCAATTCAGCCATGCACTCAGCACTGCTCTCCATGCAACATGTTGCTTCGCGCGCCCAGACTCCGTTGCAGCGACTGGAGTATGGATTACATCCATTGGTCGACCTTGCCATTATGCCGATCTTCGCTTTGGCCAACGCAGGCGTTGTGCTTGGCGGTGACATGGTGGCGGTACTTTCGAGCAAGGTCGCCATGGGAACAATGCTGGGTCTTGTCATTGGAAAGCCCATCGGAATAGTCCTCGCGGTGTTGTTAATTTTCAAAGTGTCAGGAGGCATTCCTCGCGGCGTCCACATGAAACATTTCATTGGGGCCGGGTTGCTTGGTGGCATTGGGTTTACTATGTCTCTGTTTATAGCCACCCTGGCTTTTGCGGGGTCGCCGACCTTGCTGACAGGGGCCAAAACTGCCATTCTGATAGCTTCTGGTCTTGCCGGGATTGCCGGTTATCTTGTTTTGCGCAGTGCGCCTTCAACTGAGGAATTGCTCAAGGAGCAGACTTCTCAACAGGACTGA
- a CDS encoding cobyrinate a,c-diamide synthase: MSNLKACIIAGTHSGCGKTSIALGLMASLARKGMAVQPFKCGPDFIDPGHHALACARDGNPVPSHNLDGWMLNESTNLDIFNRYGAECDVAIIEGVMGLFDGISGTADHGSTAQMSKNLGLPVILVVDARSMARSAAALVSGYARFDPEVNIAGVIFNRVGSDSHCELLHEAMSLVPDIPVLGCLKRDESIATPSRHLGLVTPDQNGPNMSRYQRLADWVETGLDTDSLLAALPDVEVVPPFEPVPQLPSVTIGLARDNAFCFYYEENLRLLRKAGARLIEFSPLTDTHLPEQLDGLYLGGGYPELYVFELGQNNKLRREIKEFCESGRPVYAECGGFMYLMNDIITSLGRYAMSGVFPIRAEMSEKFRALGYREVTTQADTILGPSGTCARGHEFHYSSIQDDPGMQSLLSVYSMTGRKGVIDSPEGFQLGNTLGSYVHLHFGSHPDLARNFVEECKRAFVRAGQK; this comes from the coding sequence ATGAGTAATCTCAAGGCATGCATCATAGCCGGAACGCATAGCGGATGCGGCAAGACCTCCATCGCACTCGGCCTGATGGCCTCATTGGCACGCAAGGGGATGGCGGTACAGCCATTCAAATGTGGTCCGGATTTCATTGATCCCGGTCATCATGCCCTGGCCTGTGCCCGTGACGGCAACCCTGTGCCCAGTCATAATCTGGATGGCTGGATGCTTAATGAGTCGACCAACCTTGATATTTTCAATCGTTACGGTGCTGAATGCGACGTGGCTATCATCGAAGGTGTCATGGGGCTGTTCGACGGTATTTCCGGCACGGCCGATCACGGGTCGACCGCACAGATGTCCAAAAACCTCGGTTTACCGGTGATTCTGGTGGTGGACGCCCGGTCCATGGCCCGATCTGCAGCGGCCCTTGTCTCCGGGTATGCCCGGTTTGATCCCGAGGTCAATATTGCCGGTGTCATTTTCAATCGTGTAGGCAGTGATTCTCATTGCGAATTACTCCACGAAGCCATGTCTCTGGTGCCCGATATCCCGGTTCTCGGCTGCCTCAAGCGCGACGAATCCATTGCGACGCCGTCAAGGCATCTTGGATTGGTCACGCCGGATCAAAATGGTCCGAACATGAGCCGTTATCAACGTTTGGCTGATTGGGTGGAAACCGGGCTTGATACGGACTCCCTGCTTGCCGCTCTGCCTGATGTCGAAGTCGTGCCCCCGTTTGAGCCTGTTCCCCAGTTGCCGAGCGTGACCATTGGGCTGGCTCGGGATAACGCCTTTTGTTTTTACTACGAGGAAAACCTGCGTCTATTGCGAAAGGCCGGGGCGCGGTTGATAGAATTTTCACCACTTACAGACACGCATCTGCCTGAACAATTGGATGGCCTGTACCTTGGTGGCGGCTATCCTGAATTGTATGTCTTTGAATTAGGGCAGAACAACAAGCTTCGTCGTGAGATCAAGGAGTTTTGTGAATCCGGTCGTCCAGTCTATGCCGAGTGCGGTGGGTTCATGTATTTGATGAATGATATCATTACCAGTCTGGGGAGATATGCCATGTCCGGTGTGTTCCCCATTCGGGCCGAGATGTCCGAGAAATTTCGCGCCTTGGGATATCGGGAAGTGACCACCCAGGCAGACACCATACTCGGACCGTCTGGGACATGCGCCCGAGGTCATGAATTTCATTATTCTTCCATTCAGGATGATCCAGGCATGCAGTCGTTGCTTTCGGTTTATTCCATGACCGGGCGAAAAGGTGTCATTGATTCGCCTGAAGGATTTCAGCTCGGCAACACTCTTGGTTCCTATGTCCATTTGCACTTTGGGAGTCACCCTGATCTGGCCCGGAATTTTGTGGAAGAGTGCAAGCGGGCTTTTGTCCGTGCCGGGCAGAAGTAA
- the dinB gene encoding DNA polymerase IV — translation MQHWILHIDMDAFFASVEQLDNPELRGKPVAVGGTSDRSVVSAASYEVRAFGVYSAMSVVKARQLCPDIILVPGRMKRYKEVSRQAMGVLQEFSPTVEQASVDEAYLDGTGLERLFGPIDEVGRRIKARMVEVTGLTCSVGAAPVRFLAKIASDMDKPNGMFILRHDEVTDFLHTLPVKKIPGVGKKLLEILKRHGVRTCGDILLKPRTFWQERLGKYGGALHDRACGIDPNPVVVSSGAKSCSAENTFHEDTTDRVILRKWLLIQAERVGADLRRHGYKGRTVTLKVKFADFKQVTRSRSLGGRTDETSVIFEIACELLEQLQLPRAVRLIGVGVSNFESRTRQVTLFEESPHSAEATSELDKAVDEVRRKFGGKAVTRVELMGFRDKLKEPED, via the coding sequence ATGCAGCACTGGATACTCCACATAGACATGGACGCTTTTTTCGCGTCAGTGGAGCAACTCGATAACCCTGAGTTGCGCGGTAAGCCCGTTGCCGTGGGCGGAACGTCTGACCGAAGCGTTGTCTCAGCCGCCAGTTACGAAGTGCGCGCATTCGGCGTGTATTCGGCCATGAGCGTGGTCAAGGCGAGACAATTGTGTCCGGATATCATCCTCGTGCCGGGACGCATGAAGCGTTACAAGGAAGTTTCGCGACAGGCCATGGGGGTGTTGCAGGAGTTTTCACCCACCGTGGAGCAAGCGAGTGTGGACGAAGCCTACCTAGATGGTACCGGATTAGAGCGTTTGTTCGGCCCCATTGACGAAGTGGGCAGAAGGATCAAGGCCCGCATGGTTGAGGTCACGGGCTTGACGTGTTCCGTTGGTGCGGCGCCTGTCCGTTTTTTGGCGAAAATCGCTTCGGATATGGATAAACCCAACGGAATGTTTATTCTCCGACATGATGAAGTGACGGACTTCCTGCATACCCTGCCGGTGAAGAAAATTCCGGGCGTGGGTAAAAAACTGCTTGAAATACTGAAACGCCATGGCGTGCGTACTTGTGGGGATATACTGCTCAAACCACGAACTTTTTGGCAAGAAAGACTTGGCAAGTACGGAGGGGCATTGCATGATCGCGCTTGCGGCATTGATCCCAACCCGGTCGTGGTGTCTTCCGGGGCCAAGAGTTGCAGTGCGGAAAACACCTTTCACGAGGATACGACAGACAGGGTGATTCTCAGGAAATGGCTGTTGATCCAGGCAGAGCGTGTCGGCGCGGACCTGCGCCGGCATGGGTACAAGGGGCGCACAGTGACGCTCAAGGTCAAGTTTGCCGACTTCAAGCAAGTTACACGATCAAGAAGTCTGGGTGGCCGTACAGACGAGACGTCCGTCATTTTCGAGATTGCCTGTGAACTGTTGGAACAACTCCAGCTGCCTCGGGCTGTGCGTTTGATTGGTGTAGGGGTTTCCAATTTTGAATCCCGCACTCGGCAAGTGACGCTTTTTGAAGAATCGCCGCACTCGGCAGAAGCCACCAGCGAACTGGACAAGGCCGTGGATGAAGTCCGTCGGAAGTTCGGCGGCAAGGCCGTTACCCGGGTGGAGCTCATGGGATTCAGGGATAAATTGAAAGAGCCTGAGGATTAA
- the fliJ gene encoding flagellar export protein FliJ, whose amino-acid sequence MSRKFSFQLDKVLDYREQLEEQAKGALARARAARDVQAVKVADLEDALREHMLKEKVSQKSTNDMWLWRQYKEALDQDISVARMNLNSLELKLQRCRAEAVERSKDKKLLEKLKATQAKKHHEEENARQEKENDEMATLRYESKNF is encoded by the coding sequence GTGTCCAGAAAGTTTTCATTCCAGCTCGACAAGGTTCTTGATTATCGGGAGCAGCTTGAGGAGCAGGCCAAGGGGGCTTTGGCTCGAGCCAGAGCGGCCCGTGATGTTCAGGCAGTCAAAGTGGCTGACCTGGAAGACGCATTGCGTGAGCACATGCTCAAAGAGAAAGTGTCACAGAAATCTACCAATGACATGTGGCTGTGGCGACAGTACAAGGAAGCTCTGGACCAGGATATTTCCGTCGCACGGATGAATCTCAATAGTTTGGAACTCAAATTGCAAAGATGCCGGGCGGAGGCTGTGGAACGCTCCAAGGATAAGAAGCTCCTGGAGAAGCTTAAAGCAACGCAAGCCAAGAAGCATCATGAAGAAGAAAACGCCCGCCAAGAGAAGGAAAACGATGAAATGGCAACGCTTCGGTACGAATCTAAAAATTTCTAG
- a CDS encoding magnesium transporter MgtE, translated as MKWQRFGTNLKISRVLASLVFLALLKLALFGMLSVDSLTLKAVETVLPDGIPSVAIAAETRKESATPVADKADSEANRTAKAEAEADKAAAPRTEDDLPKEWKALKRKEEELAIKERTLKEMEASIRAEAVKVQKLHAEIKQMLDEAQMVKDKRVKQLVDMISNTKAKKAAEILQNMDDDLAVKVLSGMRGRQAGEILSFVEASKAAKLSEALTKLQIPFNDGM; from the coding sequence ATGAAATGGCAACGCTTCGGTACGAATCTAAAAATTTCTAGAGTCCTCGCCAGCCTCGTTTTTCTGGCTCTGCTGAAGCTTGCCTTATTCGGTATGCTCAGTGTCGATTCTCTGACGCTCAAAGCCGTTGAGACTGTCTTGCCTGACGGAATTCCAAGTGTCGCCATCGCTGCCGAGACCAGAAAAGAATCGGCCACACCCGTTGCGGATAAGGCTGATTCCGAGGCCAATCGGACAGCCAAGGCCGAAGCCGAGGCTGACAAGGCCGCTGCTCCGCGAACAGAGGACGATCTGCCCAAGGAATGGAAAGCCCTTAAACGCAAGGAAGAGGAACTCGCCATCAAGGAACGGACACTCAAGGAGATGGAAGCATCCATCAGGGCCGAGGCTGTCAAGGTGCAGAAGCTCCACGCCGAGATCAAGCAGATGCTTGACGAGGCCCAGATGGTGAAAGACAAGCGCGTCAAGCAGTTGGTGGATATGATTTCCAACACCAAGGCCAAGAAGGCCGCCGAGATCCTGCAGAATATGGACGATGATCTGGCCGTCAAGGTGTTGTCGGGAATGCGTGGCCGCCAGGCCGGTGAGATTCTCTCCTTTGTTGAAGCCTCCAAGGCTGCCAAACTCTCCGAGGCATTGACCAAACTTCAGATTCCCTTCAACGACGGCATGTAA
- the serS gene encoding serine--tRNA ligase: protein MLDLKMMQKNPEIVRESLKKRGSKIDVQEFVDLDTRRKKLIAEVEALKAEKNAVGPEIAKRKKAGEDASDLLKKMGEVSDRTKELDRELTEVQAAQNDWMMSVPNIPHESVPVGASEDDNPVLRYWGDKPELDFEPKEHWELGTELGGLDFECAAKLAGSRFSVSFGWCARLERALAQLMLNTQTEQHGYTEVLPPLIVNKATMTGTGQLPKFEEDLFKLTDDREFYLIPTAEVPLTNIYAGEVLDEDTLPIKFCAQTPCFRSEAGSYGKDTKGLIRQHQFYKVEMVNFAHPDKSFEALEDMTAAAERILQLLEIPYRVIELCTGDLGFSAVKTYDIEVWLPGQNAYREISSCSNCGDFQGRRANIKFQPTDSKKKLFVHTLNGSGLAIGRCLVAVLENYQQADGSIVIPEVLKPYMGGIEVVKP from the coding sequence ATGCTTGATTTGAAAATGATGCAGAAAAATCCTGAGATTGTTCGGGAGAGCCTGAAAAAACGTGGTTCGAAAATTGATGTTCAGGAATTTGTCGATCTTGATACTCGACGCAAAAAACTGATCGCTGAGGTCGAGGCACTCAAGGCCGAAAAAAATGCTGTTGGCCCGGAAATCGCCAAGCGCAAAAAAGCAGGCGAAGACGCATCTGATCTGCTTAAGAAGATGGGTGAAGTCTCTGACCGCACCAAGGAACTGGACAGGGAACTCACCGAGGTTCAGGCAGCCCAGAATGACTGGATGATGTCCGTGCCCAATATCCCGCACGAATCCGTTCCGGTAGGCGCTTCCGAAGACGATAATCCGGTCCTGCGATACTGGGGGGACAAACCCGAACTCGATTTCGAACCCAAGGAGCACTGGGAACTCGGCACCGAACTCGGTGGCCTTGATTTCGAATGTGCAGCCAAACTTGCCGGTTCCCGTTTTTCTGTCAGCTTCGGCTGGTGTGCCCGACTGGAGCGCGCCCTAGCCCAGTTGATGCTCAACACCCAGACCGAACAGCACGGTTACACCGAAGTGCTTCCGCCACTCATCGTCAACAAGGCGACCATGACCGGCACAGGCCAGTTGCCCAAGTTCGAAGAAGATCTGTTCAAGCTGACCGACGATCGTGAATTCTATCTTATTCCCACGGCTGAAGTCCCGCTGACCAACATCTATGCGGGCGAAGTCCTTGATGAAGACACGCTCCCGATCAAGTTTTGTGCGCAGACTCCGTGCTTCCGCTCCGAGGCCGGCTCCTACGGCAAGGACACCAAGGGGCTGATTCGCCAGCACCAGTTCTACAAGGTGGAGATGGTCAATTTCGCCCATCCGGACAAATCCTTCGAGGCTCTTGAGGACATGACCGCTGCCGCCGAAAGGATTCTCCAGTTGCTTGAAATCCCGTATCGAGTGATCGAGCTCTGTACCGGCGATCTCGGATTCAGTGCAGTCAAGACCTACGACATCGAAGTATGGCTGCCCGGGCAGAACGCATACCGCGAGATTTCCTCCTGTTCCAACTGTGGAGACTTCCAGGGCCGGCGCGCCAACATCAAGTTCCAGCCCACGGATTCCAAGAAGAAACTGTTCGTCCATACGCTGAACGGATCAGGTCTCGCCATTGGTCGTTGCCTCGTGGCGGTTCTTGAGAACTATCAACAAGCTGACGGGTCCATCGTCATTCCTGAAGTTCTCAAGCCCTACATGGGGGGAATTGAAGTCGTAAAACCGTAG
- the cmk gene encoding (d)CMP kinase, which yields MGKPLIVTIDGPAGVGKSTMAKQLARHLSIPYLDTGAMFRAIAWKLGEGAWDWDEARIQAELDDMDFGLSGVGEDSVLSMNSTPIGNEVRTEQVGMWASNIATLPVIRTFLKTAQQGLGNQVSLVAEGRDMGTVVFPNAPYKFFLDASVDERANRRFKQLSDMGKPADLNELEELIAKRDHQDRNRSVAPLMAADDAITIDTTEMNKAQVFTALKDRVA from the coding sequence ATGGGTAAGCCCCTTATCGTCACCATCGACGGTCCGGCAGGAGTCGGCAAATCCACCATGGCCAAACAACTGGCCAGACATCTGTCCATTCCGTATCTTGATACCGGGGCCATGTTCCGGGCCATAGCCTGGAAACTCGGCGAGGGAGCCTGGGACTGGGACGAAGCCCGAATACAGGCTGAATTGGACGACATGGACTTCGGCCTGTCCGGCGTTGGCGAAGACTCGGTACTGTCCATGAATTCTACCCCCATTGGCAATGAGGTCCGCACGGAACAGGTCGGTATGTGGGCATCCAACATCGCCACACTACCGGTTATCCGCACCTTTTTGAAAACAGCTCAGCAGGGGTTGGGCAACCAGGTTTCCCTGGTAGCCGAAGGTCGCGACATGGGAACGGTTGTTTTTCCGAACGCACCGTACAAGTTTTTTCTTGATGCCTCTGTGGACGAACGGGCAAACCGCCGGTTCAAGCAACTTTCGGACATGGGCAAGCCCGCTGATCTTAATGAACTCGAGGAACTGATTGCCAAACGGGATCATCAAGACCGCAACCGCTCTGTAGCGCCGCTCATGGCGGCTGACGACGCCATTACTATTGACACGACCGAGATGAATAAAGCGCAGGTCTTCACCGCCTTGAAAGACCGTGTCGCCTAG
- the hisC gene encoding histidinol-phosphate transaminase gives MRDFSVRPEIQDFAPYVPGLTIEQIQERYGLNTVIKLASNENPLGTSPLVQKAITANAARAFRYPENHTPRLAKAIAHTAGVAEDCILVGNGSDEIIDMLFRMKGIPGRSNVVCYENSFAMYRMCAKLTGLEYREVPRGEDLELPLAAMAEAADENTAMVIVTSPDNPSGLAATVDDLSVLASVLPQDCLLVVDEAYIEFAWPPESYSPVQAFDRFENLVALRTFSKAYGLAGLRVGYGILPPKLAALMKNARIPFTVNLLAEEAALAALEDEVFFNETLQLVMHGREYFTEELTRLGCKVWPSQSNFVMFEPPKPAQAVFKALLKKGIIVRPLGSFGLAKNIRVNVGTNAENSTFIKVLEEILNG, from the coding sequence ATGAGAGATTTTAGCGTCCGTCCAGAAATTCAGGACTTTGCACCCTATGTACCGGGTCTGACCATTGAACAGATTCAGGAGCGATATGGCCTTAACACGGTCATCAAGCTCGCCAGCAACGAAAACCCGCTGGGTACATCCCCACTGGTTCAAAAAGCCATTACGGCGAATGCAGCCCGCGCCTTCCGCTATCCAGAGAACCACACTCCGCGACTGGCAAAGGCAATAGCACACACTGCGGGAGTCGCCGAAGATTGTATATTGGTGGGTAACGGCTCGGACGAAATCATCGACATGCTTTTCCGCATGAAAGGGATTCCGGGCAGGTCAAATGTGGTCTGCTATGAGAATTCTTTTGCCATGTACAGGATGTGCGCCAAGTTGACGGGGCTTGAATACCGAGAAGTCCCGCGTGGTGAAGATCTGGAACTGCCGTTGGCCGCCATGGCCGAGGCCGCTGACGAAAACACCGCCATGGTTATTGTGACCAGCCCGGACAACCCTTCCGGACTGGCTGCCACGGTGGACGACCTGTCTGTACTGGCGAGTGTTCTACCCCAGGACTGCCTGCTGGTGGTTGACGAAGCGTATATTGAATTTGCCTGGCCGCCAGAATCCTATTCTCCTGTTCAGGCCTTTGACCGTTTCGAGAATCTTGTGGCTTTACGCACATTTTCCAAGGCGTACGGCCTGGCTGGATTACGTGTCGGGTATGGCATCCTGCCGCCCAAGCTGGCAGCGTTGATGAAGAACGCCCGTATCCCATTCACGGTCAACCTGCTGGCTGAAGAAGCCGCCCTGGCCGCGCTTGAGGACGAGGTGTTTTTCAACGAGACACTGCAACTGGTCATGCATGGCCGGGAATATTTCACTGAGGAGCTGACACGCCTTGGCTGCAAAGTCTGGCCGAGCCAGTCAAACTTCGTCATGTTCGAGCCCCCCAAGCCCGCGCAAGCCGTGTTCAAGGCATTGCTCAAAAAGGGCATCATCGTCCGGCCGTTGGGCAGCTTCGGGCTGGCAAAGAATATTCGCGTCAACGTGGGGACGAACGCCGAGAACTCCACGTTTATCAAGGTGCTGGAGGAAATCCTGAATGGGTAA
- a CDS encoding universal stress protein, translating into MADVKKILCAVDFSDYSPMVADYANMIAKCSGAQVIVLYVAPSLSQYVGFHVPPSSIESFVGEIVTGAEDTMNTFVAENFKDLNIEGKVVTGYPAEEILAISEAEGVDMVVMGTHGRKGIDRILFGSVAEKVVKSSKAPVLTVRPR; encoded by the coding sequence ATGGCTGACGTCAAGAAGATTTTGTGTGCAGTGGACTTTTCCGATTATAGCCCGATGGTGGCTGACTATGCAAATATGATTGCCAAGTGCTCAGGTGCTCAGGTGATTGTACTTTATGTGGCCCCATCCCTCAGCCAATACGTGGGGTTCCACGTACCGCCCAGCTCCATCGAGAGTTTTGTCGGAGAAATCGTGACTGGTGCCGAAGACACCATGAACACGTTTGTGGCTGAAAATTTCAAGGATCTCAACATTGAGGGCAAGGTCGTCACCGGCTACCCCGCCGAGGAAATTCTTGCCATATCCGAAGCCGAAGGCGTTGATATGGTGGTTATGGGTACCCATGGACGCAAGGGTATAGACCGCATCCTGTTCGGTTCCGTAGCCGAAAAGGTCGTCAAGAGCTCCAAGGCACCAGTCCTGACTGTCCGCCCTCGGTAG
- the rimO gene encoding 30S ribosomal protein S12 methylthiotransferase RimO has product MSQLPDRTVKVYTISLGCPKNRVDTERLLGTLGSAMGPVESVEEADLVLINTCGFIQPATEESITTILDAIRDAAEVLVETGRKPLLCVAGCLVSRYGQDLKDELPEVDLWLNTDEIHLWPSMAAEALSVSVEQNTPRNLSTGPAYAYLKVSEGCSHNCLFCTIPSIRGPHKSWPVDFLIDEAEQLAASVPEIIVVGQDSTAYGSDLGPGHDLETLVKGLAGIPALEWLRIMYLYPAGLTESLLSILKEHVPPFLPYFDIPLQHAHPDVLSSMGRPFARNPEKVIDRVRSFFPEAALRTTFIVGYPGETDEHFEHLMEFVRKTRFHHLGVFPYWPEDGTPAAIMENQVPDEIKIERRDALMELQAEISGDILSQYEGKTLPVLIEQPSEEWPGLYVGRTWFQAPDVDGVTYVSAPPEVELALGSIVDVEIEKADTYDLSGLV; this is encoded by the coding sequence ATGTCACAATTGCCTGACAGGACAGTAAAAGTATATACAATCAGCTTGGGATGCCCAAAGAATCGTGTGGATACCGAACGACTCCTCGGCACACTCGGTTCCGCCATGGGACCAGTGGAATCCGTGGAAGAAGCCGACCTCGTACTTATCAATACCTGCGGATTCATCCAGCCTGCCACCGAAGAATCAATCACGACAATTCTGGATGCGATCCGGGACGCAGCCGAAGTCCTTGTCGAAACCGGCCGCAAACCGCTTTTGTGCGTGGCAGGGTGTCTTGTCTCCCGTTACGGCCAGGACCTGAAGGATGAATTACCCGAGGTGGATCTTTGGCTCAACACTGATGAGATACACCTATGGCCGTCCATGGCAGCCGAAGCGTTGTCCGTTTCCGTTGAGCAGAACACGCCACGGAATCTGTCCACTGGGCCAGCCTACGCCTATCTGAAGGTGTCCGAGGGGTGTTCCCATAACTGCCTGTTCTGCACCATTCCGTCCATCCGGGGACCGCACAAGAGCTGGCCTGTGGATTTCCTCATCGATGAAGCTGAGCAACTTGCAGCCTCGGTGCCGGAAATCATTGTCGTTGGTCAGGACTCCACGGCCTATGGTTCAGATCTCGGCCCCGGTCACGACCTTGAAACACTGGTTAAGGGACTTGCCGGCATCCCTGCCCTTGAATGGCTGCGCATCATGTACCTGTATCCCGCAGGACTGACCGAATCGCTCCTCTCCATCCTCAAGGAGCATGTCCCGCCTTTCCTGCCCTATTTCGACATTCCGCTTCAACACGCACACCCCGATGTCCTTTCATCCATGGGCCGCCCTTTCGCCAGAAACCCGGAAAAGGTTATCGACAGGGTTCGCTCGTTCTTCCCCGAAGCCGCCCTGCGAACCACGTTCATTGTCGGCTATCCCGGTGAAACGGATGAACACTTCGAACACCTCATGGAATTCGTGCGCAAGACCCGATTCCATCACCTCGGCGTATTTCCATACTGGCCTGAAGACGGCACACCGGCTGCGATCATGGAAAATCAGGTACCGGATGAAATCAAAATAGAACGCAGGGACGCGCTCATGGAACTTCAGGCCGAGATCAGTGGAGATATTCTTTCGCAGTATGAAGGCAAGACGCTGCCTGTGCTTATTGAACAACCATCCGAAGAGTGGCCCGGCCTGTATGTGGGCCGCACATGGTTCCAGGCACCGGACGTTGACGGCGTAACATACGTCAGCGCTCCTCCCGAAGTCGAACTTGCTCTCGGATCAATCGTGGATGTGGAAATAGAAAAAGCCGACACCTATGATCTGTCGGGTCTGGTCTAA